The genomic region ttaccaactgatatactgtatttaaggcatattgtacatacagtatataccataaatgtctgctTACACCTCcaagactcccatctaatgggagaatacatgaaaaatgcatgtgagcagccacaagacatagtcatacatgtctgtcaccagatggttgggggccgcacagaatgatatCAAGGGCCGCACGTAGCCCCCaggccacaggttgtgcacccctgctgtaaAGTAAGGAATCATTGCTATGTGTCATAATATTACTAATAAAGCGCCATACCACAGTAGATCAATATGGTAAATCAGCATGTATGCATCCATATTACTATTTGTCTGTGCACTAAACTGGGGCCCAGCAGATCCCAGCAACTCTTCTCACTGGTCACAAAAATGTCTTAGAAATGGTTTATGGCACTTTCAATGTTAATAGGCAGAAGGAAGACGTGGACTCTGGACCATTTTATTTACTCACTTCATTTCCTCGCTGAAAACAATCTTTGTGTATTTGTCCAGCGAGTACAGCACCACATCTGTCACCTGCTCCACTAGAGATGGGAAGAGAGGAGACATAGTCATGGGAAAGATAGGAAGAGAAGAAAATCAAGAATTTTACAAGCAATAGaaataacccccaaaaagtttTGGGTGGGGTGGATATGTTGAGCATGCCTATGAGTTCAGGTCACGTAAACCCATTGTCAGGCTGTGACACACATGAGTAATAAGGACAGATAATACATCTGGTGATGGAGTGTAATAgtgatattacaggttatagttactagatttctggagaactGTTGATCCCATAACAACTTTGTAGGGCaaaaggctgaactggatggactttttttttagccttacaaactatggagGTCATTCATTAACCTGAAATACTCCTATATTAGACTTATTTCAGGCGCAGTTTGCAGCGCAACAGTTTTGCACCGCAACTTCTTCCCTTTTCACGCCAGGTCTGAGTGGGCGTagcagggaaggggacgggcggcaggcctgtctcattcatcactttctatgcctggtttaggcatagaaaatggtctaaatgtaagctagCTCGGAAGCTGCCTTActtttaacctcttagtgaccacgcacatttttttttaaatcgcattccaagagctataactttttcatTGTTTCATTAATGTATctgcatgagggcttattttctgTAGGACAAGTTTTAATTTTTAATGCACCCTTTTGGGTATATATAACCattgattaaccccttagtgaccagcctgttttgggccttactgaccaagcgtttttcttccttttttcatcgtcgcattccaagagctataaatatttatatttttctatctatatagctttatgagagcttgtttttttacgggacaagttatagtttttaatggcgccattttggggtacacataacattctgattaacttttttttaactctttctgggagggagatgggaaaaacagcaatactgccactgcatttttacgttataaattttatggcgttcatttttcggtataaataacataatatatttattctctgggtcactacgattacagggataccaaatacatatagttgtttCCAtcttactacttttttttcaataaaacgctttttttaaagaaaaaaatgttttcacgttgccacttcccaagacccataacttttttctttttcttggtAGAATTTTGGAGTAAGtggcactttttgatcacttgttattaaatttttttctctgtggcaacgaagaataaatgagcaattctgtatatttttttttttatggcgttcaccgtaggggataaattacatgatatttatgtctGGGTCATTACAGATGTGGAAATACCAAACATAAggggcagatttttttttgctaatttttttcattgaaaagcgcattttaatggaaaaaaagcgtaattttttttacttttttttttaccacttaatagtcccacaaggggactataacagacaacattctgattgattttaaaatgcaatgcattatccctatagtgcattgcattttaatgtcagtgctattctgacattgaccagcaggctgtgccagagagacGCAGCCTGCTGAAAATTACTTAAGGCTTGTCTGGGGCCTACacgagaccccagccagccttcacacacatcggcaccccacgatcgcatttgcggggtgccaatgggagacagagggagtccgctccctctgtcagcactttacatgcgacgggcgccattgcccgctgcatataaagtgttaaacagcctggatcggcTTTCATGTGAGAGCCAGGTCCCTGCTCCCCGCTGCATAGTAGACCCCGTGCAGCgattagactgggccgccgtaaaaaagcggcggcccagcctaaggccccttagtgactgccgtaaaaaggcgtatgggtggtcactaaggggttaaagcaagcTGTTTAGCTTAAATCTCCTTTGTTTACATCAGTAAAAAggtgtattagtggtcactaaggggttaaaagcggcgctggatgtgccaaacttatgtagaggcagacacctctacataacttcggcgatccACCACCAGCACAGGGGCCTTAATAAGATCGGCATCTAAAACAATAACTGACcccctatgttactatattaaacTGACTTCAGCAGAAGTGACAAATGACACAGAGGTAGGTTATTATTCATCTAAACAATTCCTGACCTCATAAATGCTCTttttagctcaattcttatcaaactgatgtgcTTACTGatatgtttatgaggtcaggatatCAGAGATAACAGCTACACATAAGCCATCAGGTGACAGGATTGAAAGAAAACAGAAAGTCACAGCTTGCAAACAAACTTGATTTGTTAACCCTTGTATCtgagaaacattttttttctaacatttttttaaaagaccaattgaacattttttttttgcccaaaatggagtaaaatgcaatcataaagaaattaccccaaaggtatacatagcctttaaagagggTCTCCCAGAACAATGAGTTTTTAGCAAGCCTGCCTTGCTAAACAGAATAttgatacttacctgctccccgctacTCCTGTCCTGCGTGCTGCGCTGCCTCCACTGTGTCCATGTTCTAGTCCTCACGGTTTTGACATCCAGTGCAGCATGAGTAGTGACTAGCTTCAGCGGTGACATGGCCACTAGCAGCACGTCACTGCTGAAGCTAGTCATTGGCGGTAGCAGAGCATGTGACCGTGTCCATGCTGCATCGGATGTCAACACATGAACACAGTTGAGGCAGCTCAGAGAACCTGAGTggctgggagcaggtaagtatgactaTTCTGTTTAGAGAAGCAGGCTGTGGGCACTTGCTAAACACTCATtattctcagagaacccctttaagtgacattcAATGTTTTACTAAGTTTTTATAACTGTACTATCAGGATTAGCATGAAATAAATAAAGGGGCTGTATAGCATGCAGGATTATTGCGGAATGATCTCCAGTCCAAGATGTGACCACAATTTTGTATGTGTCCACATGTAGTAATTTTAAGGGCATTCTCTGTGCATTAATGCTCTGTCTACTGTAGGTGCTGTTAGCCAGAATGGACAACTAATGAACAATCTGCACTCCCTCTGGAGGTCCCATTTGATTTATTTCTCTAATTAATTACCAATGAAGGTCTTTTCTCTTGGTGAGAGGTGGCAATGACactgacttcctgtgaacagcTCATCATCGTAGGACATTTTACAAAACTAGGGGATACCCATTTTAGACTGTATGCAGTTTATGCCTCAACAAACACACAGTCTATACAGGTCCCTGAGATCTTGGCTAAATGGACATTGAGactatagaccagggatcagaaaccttccGCAAtccaggtgtggtgaaactacgactcccagcatgctcacttgcttggctgttctcagaactgttaTAGAAgtgtatggagcatgctgggagttaaagttttacaacagctggagtgccagaggttgctgacccctggtataGACTAAACTGTAAGTATTCTCTGTTGAGAACAGATATCCATATTGTTTAGTCTAGGACCAACCCTTTAAATAATTCTAAATCATgactattatttttttctttattcaatGACCCAGCGGATCAGTGCTAAAAGTTCATTGTTTTTCAAGAGTTAATTGCCTTCGGTGGCAATTGTTTTATGatttcattttactcattttgggctaaaaatcttttttttttattggtcttcattaaaaatattgagccgttctttCACAACAGGTTAACTGTTtatctagctgtgtgaattgtactttttactttcaaTTTGTGCTGGTCTAATAATACTCTAAATTACTAAATGGTCATAaaaacttatttaagccatattcttaacaTTTCTTAACAGTAATAAAAGAAGtgaactataatgagtgtttataatgtcaggaatcagagataaggagctcaGGTGAGCTGGTTGAGGAAGCAGAGAGAAAAtccagatcctgctactagagcatcacagccctgtacagaaaaaaagggctTCACATTTAAATAATTACAAAACATTGCCCTCAAAGGTGTACCTTGCCTTAATAGTTAAAAGTACTAATTTATTTATGCACTGTGTATCCTCAAAGGTTCTGTATGCTGTATAGACAACAAACAGTTAACACTGGCAGTATTAGCCTAGTGATGGGCTGGTcccagccattggctggagctAGTCTTGAGGTAGAGACAAGATTTGCATGTGTGAGCTCCTGCAAGGTAAGCCCAAAGAGAAGCCTCATCCAGGAAACACCATTCTTGAGACTGAAAGATGCCAGAGAGCAACTCAACTGAGAGACTACCCCAGAGGAAACCactatcgtgtgcatgaggcctaaaggacatGAGAATAATTGCTTTGTATAAATTGGGTAAGCAAGTGAATAGTGTACAATACTGAGAACAGACATTTACAGATGGTCTAGAACCTCCAAGGACATATTGGATCCAGACAGTAAGGTACCACACGTTTATGTCaataagactttactgcttgtgtAAAGGGTACATTGCTTTGTAATGGAAGATCTACACCCTACAACTGGGAActgcagaaagagttaatgagaATTGCACAcctgtggttatttgggaagattgcaCAGTGAATTTAGAGTGAGACTCTGGGAGGACTACTACTACCATAATTCCTAATGCCTATACTCAACTATTGGGAGAAGCCTACTCTGTAACATACTCTAGAACTGTACATATTGCTGCTGTGTGAACTGCTACCCCCATTATCTATTCAGTGAAGAATTTGTTTGTTGCAACCACTTGGGCCTTGTCATTAACTCCATCAGCCCACTGCTGGTCCAGCATCTGCTCTCCTGCCTTGCCAACTGTTCATCATCaaaggcaccccaactaccaccaggcagaaAATCCCAAGAGACAGAGGGTGTGCCCCGAGGAAAGAATAGGTGCACTCTCGAGTCATTGCATGGCCCCAGAGAGCACTAGAGTGAAGACAGCCACCATAAACCACCATCACTACTCTCTGTCACAACTACCACTCCCTTCCTACTAGCTCCCCGCGCAGGTGGCTGTGTTTATGTACTCAATGAATACCTGTGATCTTGATCTTTTTCACAATTTTATTGGTTGAATTGTTGATTTTCACATTGATTGTGACTGGTTCACCATGATAATACATCTACAAAGATAGAAAACCATGATAATACATCTTCAAAGATAGAAAACCAAATTAATAAGAACAGAATCTATCTATCCTGTACATGTAAGTCTTCAGGTAACGAGCTAAACTTTTGTTATATGTTTTGTTGGTATCTTCTAGTTATCCAATGATCCAGTGATTTACTTTGCAGGGTGCATTGACATATAACCATTATTAGTAAAACTTTagtagaataaggcctcatgcacatgacagttgtttttctcggcttTTCTCcgtttcgttttttttgcggataggagggggacttattcatttcaatgggttagcaaaaaaatgctgatagttcatccatttgtgttccgcgtccgttgtctgtgtttcccttcagcaaaaaaaattgtgcatagtACTATTAGGATAGGATAGGCATTTATAacaagggatctgtgaaaaaaaaacggatcctccccaaaaacggatgccgcatccgttttttgggcagACTCACAATTTGCGGAAGCAAAAAAACactatcgtgtgcatgaggcctaaaggacatGAGAATACTGAGATCATGTCTCTTGATATGTAACTACTGGAAAGATCtcccatatatactgtacatggaaGTATATAATATTTTCAATCATTTATCACGTCATGTAATCTAGTCTTTGTCATTATTGATTATCACTTCAAATAACCTAGTCTAGAAGCCTTTGTGCCACAGCTCTGAAACACAATGAAACTTACACCGCATGATGTTACAGCCGattgttccttcccgacaaccgTCTGCTCATTAGGTGAAGGAGACTGCCGCATTTACATACAGCGACCTCCTTCACAGGGTGAGCAACTGTGATACCTCTGCCCCATACAGAaacattgcttctgggcagccgATCGCtctttagacagcacgatctgctgtccTGAAACAATGATTGatgtgcctgcatgaacgacaggatcatCTGATAAACATCGGGCGATCGGCGGCACATTTATATTGTCGGGAATAAGAGTTTGCAGGAATTATCATTCCTAGATAATCTGCCTGAAAATCAGGCAGCGTAAATCCACCTTCATTTATGTGTACTTCTTGTTATATGTGAAAATGGAGGAATTAGTAGTACTATGTAGTCACATTCATCATGATAGTACAAGCTAGTTCCACGTATTATCAGTAATGTCATACTTCAGTAGTGTCCCCAACCTCTCCTTATCAGACTGTAACAGTATATACAAACTGGCTACAGACAGATATGTAGTGCTACAACCATACCAACTGAACAATGCATGTGTCTACTGCAATTTCAGCCTTCTCATCGCCTTACTTTTTGTATTGTATATGAGGGAGGCAGGACCTTTTTAACAGATTGGTGGGCCCAGTGTAGAAATGTAATGTGTGGGCCCCCCTTAGCGtttccacacagtagttatgcccccttagtgccccatacagtagttattaCCCCTCAGTGCCCTCTTCACAATCGAGTGCTTCCTCAGTGCCTCTACACAGTAGAACTTTGCATGATGAAGTCACTGCATCGCACCTGTCTGCTCGGAAGGACACAGGTTGGGGAGTAGTGGAGCAGGGAACTGATGACTCCCTGTATCATCATTGTAGTCAACTGTATCTGCATTctcaggatgcagatacagttgaaatcaGGACATGCTGCAGCCTCCTAACCATCTTGGTCGTGTGACTCAGGTGGGCCCTGTGCACTGTTCGTTCTATGCTTAAACTGGCCCTGGAGGAAGGAATGTAGGTTTGCAAGCCCTAAAAAGTCCAGAAAGATTACTGTAACCTTGTTTGTCAGCACGTGCATTGACCTCTTAGGTTAGTTTCAGGTGAGCGTGCTTCCCATAACGGGAAATGCAGTTCTCACATGGAGCTGGTTTTCTGGAGTGAACGCGCTagtctgaaactagccttaagGTTGCCCGTGCAAATCCAACATGTATTTACTACAGCAGACACTGAGGCTCATACGCAGTATGATGTGCCATGGATCCACACAAGGATGATGTGATGTCTTATATATTGATGCATGCTAAAACATTAGGAGAGAAGACCTAAATAACACAAGCTATTACCTCTTTATTTAGTGAGGCCTCCAGTTGCAGTGGCTTGTCTGACATCATGAACTGACGTGTGATTTCTGCAGATGGGGCTGGTCCTCTGACCTCTGGGGCATACTGGACTTTCCTAATAATAAGCCGCGCTGTGTTCCTAGTTGTGGGAAGAGATATGACATTACAAATGTAGAGCCTCAGTTAACACGGTACTGCTAGATTCATGGCAGCAGCCTCTAAATGACCATGTAACCTATCATCAGACTCATGCTTCATTACACCGTATCCAGGTCTCCACCTCCTTACTTCCATGGTTGGCCCCATTATGCATGCAAGTGACCACTAAATAGCAGCCCTTCATAGGTTTTCATGGTAGAGTTTATAGATGTctattttcactttgtgctgATCTAGGTCTTGGTAACTATTGAGTCTATAGTttacattttaaagggaatctgtaatATGTACGACTGTATGTACAACAATAAGTCACtgagaccgcccactggactcctaagcctagAATTAGCAGAACGTTAGCTCTATAAATGACAAGTTGTACAAAAACcatacatcagtctgctcagctcctcctgctctatagcattcTGCCTGCCGATTGGATTGGATATTCAGTGTGACACtttcctttaaagggttatttTGTCTCAACTTCAGCCTTATTTTGCAACAACCACAGTGGTTTCTGCTGCGGCTTTTCAACTTCAGTATTGTGGACCTGCtcattgaatggagctaaaccacaAATGGATGCCCCCTGCGGCCTTCAGCCGACCACATGAATGGCAATTTTCCTCACTAAGTGAGCTTAAACTTCAGCTACAGTTTTTCAGGGTTTGATGTCATTATTTTGGCGGCATTTGCATTATGTAGCTGCCGTTTGTTCCCAACTTGTTGGCCTTTTTGGAATTCTGATGCAAATTGCTTTCAAAGCTCATATTTCAATGGACCGACGGTGAGTCAGACAGTATAATATGGTTTGCCGATCTAGTTGCCTCTCTTACTGTAATTAAGTCATGTAAATGTATTCATTACTCAGAAAAACATGGACTTACTTCTTGTGGACTTTCTCCTCTGCATTTTCTGCGCTGAAACCTTTCACCTCAAAGTCCACTCCACAGGGCTGCAAGAAAAGACATATGAAGACAAGTGCCGAGGAGAAGCAGAGCGAGGATTATCCCATTCCTTGTATTTAAGTCTTAACTGCGCTAAGCATCTAAAATGACGGAGGATTTCCCATGGAGGTCAATGCTGAATTCTTTGCTATCATTGGGATGACATCATCTATATGTTGACATTATGACATTGAATGAATATCAGATAAAACTTCTGGTCTCTGGAAAATGATTTTACTTTACTGAAAGTGTGAGCAGAACATGTTCTTTATCCTTTGCAATGCTTACCTTCCCACCATCATCTGGTCCTGGTTGCAGTGTCACAGAACATGGCAAGTTCTTGTCAATCTGAAAATGGTAAAATAAAGAAGGTAAAAGAAAGTTTGTAGTCCCGTCATAACTCCCATTAACAAGCATTAGGGAAGTTACTTACATTAAAACAGAAAGGGAAGGCATTATCCCCCAACTTTGCAACTAGTTTCTCTTGTAATGGGGTCAACGGCTTCTTGTCCTCAGGCAATGGGGGGTATACTTGGCAAGACAGCACATATAGGTCCTTTCTGAAACTCAAGCCAATGAGCTCCATGTCATCCCGACCATAGCGGAAAGCACAGGTCAGTAACACAAACACTAGAAAAATTGATAGACTGGTTGAATTAATAAGCAACGCATGTGCAGGACACAAGAAATGGTATGCCATGTCTCTGAAACAACCACAGGTATACACAATTCATCCCTGACATTGTCAGTGCCTTATGGATACATAACTGGCATCCAAACATGTCTTTGCATTGATCTGCCAATTTAGAGGAAAAGTTGGGAATTTGTTCTTTGCAAATAGAATAGATTTGTTGCATAGAGATAATGGTGTGTCATTAACCTGGTGTCAAGGAGCACGTGCTTTACTATACATAATCGAAAAATGTCAAGGACAAATCGGCAAG from Bufo gargarizans isolate SCDJY-AF-19 chromosome 9, ASM1485885v1, whole genome shotgun sequence harbors:
- the ARR3 gene encoding arrestin-C, yielding MAEGSRVFKKTSPDGKLSIYLGKRDFVDHVEFVEPVDGVILIDPECQKDKKVFVLLTCAFRYGRDDMELIGLSFRKDLYVLSCQVYPPLPEDKKPLTPLQEKLVAKLGDNAFPFCFNIDKNLPCSVTLQPGPDDGGKPCGVDFEVKGFSAENAEEKVHKKNTARLIIRKVQYAPEVRGPAPSAEITRQFMMSDKPLQLEASLNKEMYYHGEPVTINVKINNSTNKIVKKIKITVEQVTDVVLYSLDKYTKIVFSEEMNDTVAANSSFSRSYSVTPLLASNREKRGLALDGKLKHGDTNLASSTIMRPGMDREVMGILVSYKVKINLMASRGGILGDLTSSDVGVELPLVLMHPKPSEDK